From Lysobacter silvisoli, the proteins below share one genomic window:
- a CDS encoding MFS transporter, producing MSQAYANAGEPSETTATQTASLFDRERRALSIGAIALVAMGAFEALAVATAMPTVARALDGLSLYALAFGGSLAASVVGMVAAGAWADRRGPAAPLRQGIAWFALGLLIAGLAPSMGWLLLGRVVQGYAGGLMSVSLYVAVGRTYPEALRPRIFAAFAAAWVIPAVVGPAISGAIVEHLGWRWVFLSVPALALAAAALVLPALRGLATPPAAADPVARTRLYWAVGAATSALLLHLAGHWPGIARWAGLALAVAALILCARRLLPVGSLRAARGLPTVIALRGLASAAFFGTEVFVPLLLSREHGWSPTAAGLVLTLGAVGWSTGSWYRGRPRQRYAAPQVLRAGLLGIALGAAAIAATLLPAAPVALGVAGWLLAGLGMGLVYPTLSVLALELSPPESQGINVSALQLGDALFTASVLAVGGTLFAALLPVAPSAAYLAGFGVSLALAALGAWLAPRVRPVG from the coding sequence GTGAGTCAGGCCTACGCCAACGCGGGCGAACCGTCCGAAACGACCGCCACGCAGACCGCCAGCCTGTTCGATCGCGAACGCCGCGCGCTCAGCATCGGCGCGATCGCGCTGGTGGCGATGGGCGCGTTCGAAGCGCTGGCCGTGGCCACCGCCATGCCGACCGTGGCGCGCGCGCTGGACGGCCTGTCGCTGTACGCGCTGGCCTTCGGCGGCAGCCTGGCCGCGAGCGTGGTCGGCATGGTCGCGGCCGGCGCCTGGGCCGACCGACGCGGCCCGGCCGCGCCGCTGCGCCAGGGCATCGCCTGGTTCGCGCTGGGCCTGCTGATCGCCGGCCTGGCGCCTAGCATGGGCTGGTTGCTGCTGGGACGCGTGGTGCAGGGCTATGCCGGCGGCCTGATGTCGGTGTCGCTGTACGTGGCCGTGGGCCGCACCTATCCCGAGGCGCTGCGCCCGCGCATCTTCGCCGCGTTCGCCGCCGCCTGGGTGATACCGGCCGTGGTCGGCCCGGCGATCAGCGGCGCCATCGTCGAGCACCTGGGCTGGCGTTGGGTATTCCTGTCGGTGCCGGCGCTGGCCCTGGCCGCGGCGGCGCTGGTGCTGCCCGCGCTGCGCGGTTTGGCGACACCGCCAGCGGCCGCCGATCCGGTGGCGCGCACGCGCTTGTACTGGGCGGTGGGCGCCGCCACCAGCGCCTTGCTGCTGCATCTGGCCGGCCATTGGCCCGGCATCGCACGCTGGGCCGGCCTGGCACTGGCGGTGGCCGCGCTGATCCTGTGCGCACGCCGCCTGCTGCCCGTCGGCAGCCTGCGCGCCGCGCGCGGTTTGCCCACCGTGATCGCCTTGCGCGGCCTGGCCTCGGCCGCGTTCTTCGGCACCGAAGTGTTCGTGCCGCTGCTGCTCTCGCGCGAGCACGGCTGGTCGCCGACCGCGGCCGGCCTGGTGCTGACCCTGGGCGCGGTCGGCTGGTCCACCGGTTCCTGGTACCGCGGCCGGCCGCGGCAGCGCTACGCGGCTCCGCAGGTGCTGCGCGCCGGCCTGCTCGGCATCGCCCTGGGCGCGGCCGCGATCGCCGCGACCTTGCTGCCGGCGGCACCGGTGGCCCTGGGCGTGGCCGGCTGGCTGCTCGCGGGCCTGGGCATGGGCCTGGTCTATCCCACGCTGTCGGTGCTGGCGCTGGAACTGTCGCCGCCGGAGAGCCAGGGCATCAACGTCTCCGCGTTGCAGTTGGGCGATGCGCTGTTCACCGCCAGCGTGCTCGCGGTCGGCGGCACGCTGTTCGCCGCACTACTGCCGGTCGCGCCGTCGGCGGCCTACCTGGCCGGCTTCGGCGTGTCGCTGGCGCTGGCCGCGCTGGGCGCGTGGCTGGCGCCGCGGGTGCGGCCGGTGGGTTGA
- a CDS encoding NADP-dependent oxidoreductase: MDNRSQRAVELDERASDDELAVVETAMQAVRYDRYGAADVLYAARVPLPQAGPGQLRVRVRAAGVQPADIARRSGDFARRGIGADAPFPQHPGYDFAGTVDQVGDGVRGYYHGQEVLGWCDGGGYAEALTVSAAQVVAKPPMMSWAVAGALPSSGQTALLSLQALRLRRGDTLLVHGAAGGVGTLAVQLARLAGAQVIGSASRENHAYLRSLGAEPVLYGEGLVERVRALAPQGVSVALDAAGRGAIEASLALGVARERIATLVDGDGAQRHGVLRLRVECERERLHALVDLYEQGHLHVHVREIYPLAHAAVAHRDVETGHGRGKVVLMVYPTGDSGFDP; this comes from the coding sequence ATGGACAACCGCTCCCAGCGCGCGGTCGAACTCGACGAGCGCGCCAGCGACGACGAACTCGCGGTCGTCGAAACCGCCATGCAGGCGGTGCGCTACGACCGCTACGGTGCCGCCGACGTGCTCTACGCCGCGCGCGTGCCGCTGCCCCAGGCCGGGCCCGGCCAGTTGCGCGTGCGGGTGCGCGCGGCCGGCGTGCAACCGGCCGACATCGCCCGCCGCAGCGGCGACTTCGCGCGCCGCGGCATCGGCGCCGACGCTCCCTTCCCGCAGCACCCCGGCTACGACTTCGCCGGCACCGTCGACCAGGTCGGCGACGGCGTGCGCGGTTACTACCACGGCCAGGAAGTGCTGGGCTGGTGCGACGGCGGCGGTTACGCCGAAGCGCTGACCGTGTCGGCCGCGCAGGTGGTGGCCAAGCCGCCGATGATGTCCTGGGCGGTGGCCGGCGCCTTGCCCTCCTCCGGCCAGACCGCCTTGCTGTCGCTGCAGGCCTTGCGCCTGCGCCGCGGCGACACCCTGCTGGTGCACGGCGCCGCCGGCGGCGTCGGCACCCTGGCCGTGCAGCTCGCGCGCCTGGCCGGCGCGCAGGTGATCGGCAGCGCCAGCCGCGAGAACCACGCCTACCTGCGCTCGCTAGGCGCCGAGCCCGTGCTCTACGGCGAAGGCCTGGTCGAACGCGTGCGCGCGCTCGCGCCGCAGGGCGTGAGCGTGGCCCTGGACGCGGCCGGGCGCGGCGCGATCGAGGCCTCCCTGGCGCTGGGCGTGGCGCGCGAACGCATCGCCACCCTGGTCGACGGCGACGGCGCCCAGCGTCACGGCGTGCTGCGCCTGCGCGTGGAATGCGAGCGCGAGCGCCTGCACGCGCTGGTCGACCTGTACGAACAAGGCCACCTGCACGTGCACGTGCGCGAGATCTATCCGCTGGCCCACGCCGCCGTCGCCCACCGCGACGTCGAAACCGGCCACGGCCGCGGCAAGGTCGTGCTGATGGTCTACCCCACCGGCGACAGCGGTTTCGATCCGTGA
- the soxR gene encoding redox-sensitive transcriptional activator SoxR translates to MSGELSVGEMAQRSGVAVSTLHFYETKGLIHSRRTAGNQRRYGRDMLRRIAIIRVAQRVGMPLATILAAFSTLPDGRTPTRKDWARLSSAWREELDERIGKLVQMRDTLDDCIGCGCLSIDRCRLANPGDVLAEDGQGAQRWEHHEA, encoded by the coding sequence ATGAGCGGCGAACTCAGCGTGGGCGAGATGGCGCAGCGCAGCGGGGTGGCGGTGTCGACCCTGCACTTCTACGAGACCAAGGGCCTGATCCACAGCCGCCGCACCGCCGGCAACCAGCGCCGCTACGGCCGCGACATGCTGCGGCGCATCGCCATCATCCGCGTGGCCCAGCGCGTGGGCATGCCGCTGGCGACGATCCTGGCCGCGTTCTCGACCCTGCCCGACGGGCGCACGCCCACGCGCAAGGACTGGGCGCGGCTGTCGTCGGCCTGGCGCGAGGAGCTGGACGAGCGCATCGGCAAGCTGGTGCAGATGCGCGACACCCTGGACGACTGCATCGGTTGCGGCTGCCTGTCGATCGACCGCTGCCGCCTGGCCAACCCCGGCGACGTGCTGGCCGAAGACGGGCAGGGCGCGCAGCGTTGGGAGCATCACGAGGCCTAG
- a CDS encoding DUF1993 domain-containing protein, translating into MTVSLHTASVPVFKQFLGSLSALLDKTQAYAAEKKIEPEVLLQSRLFPDMFPLVRQVQIAADFAKSVSARLADAEVPSYPDDETSVEQLQARIAKTVAYIDSLEPLLFEGAEAREVVLRPGTPKERRFAGQDYLLHYGLPQFYFHVSTAYAILRHNGVEVGKRDYMGA; encoded by the coding sequence ATGACCGTTTCCCTGCACACCGCGTCCGTCCCCGTGTTCAAGCAGTTCCTCGGCAGCCTCAGCGCGCTGCTGGACAAGACCCAGGCCTACGCCGCCGAGAAGAAGATCGAACCGGAGGTGCTGCTGCAGTCGCGCCTGTTCCCGGACATGTTCCCGCTGGTGCGCCAGGTGCAGATCGCCGCCGATTTCGCCAAGAGCGTGAGCGCGCGCCTGGCCGACGCCGAAGTGCCCTCGTATCCGGACGACGAGACCAGTGTGGAGCAGTTGCAGGCGCGCATCGCCAAGACCGTCGCCTATATCGACAGCCTGGAGCCGCTGCTGTTCGAGGGCGCGGAGGCGCGCGAAGTGGTGCTGCGCCCGGGCACGCCCAAGGAGCGCCGTTTCGCCGGCCAGGATTACCTGCTGCACTACGGCCTGCCGCAGTTCTACTTCCACGTCAGCACCGCCTACGCGATCCTGCGCCACAACGGCGTGGAAGTGGGCAAGCGCGACTACATGGGCGCCTGA